A window from Salvia miltiorrhiza cultivar Shanhuang (shh) chromosome 2, IMPLAD_Smil_shh, whole genome shotgun sequence encodes these proteins:
- the LOC131009182 gene encoding acyl-coenzyme A oxidase 3, peroxisomal-like, producing the protein MEKANFRTQILTRHLQNHGVAAASGAVSRSPCLSYAPPEASERPPSFDVSSMRKLMDGHNLGERDWLFSLMLKSKLFNPKSRGGRVFVAPDYNQSMEQQREMTMKRIQYLLDHGVFEGWMTAKGFEAEMRKLALLEVIEIFDHSLAIKIGVHFFLWGGAIQFFGTKRHHEKWLRATETYLMKGCFAMTELGHGSNVRGIETITTYDPSTEEFVINTPCESAQKYWIGGAANHATHTVVFSQLNIEGKNEGVHAFITQIRDADGNVCPNIRIADCGHKIGLNGVDNGRIWFDNVRIPRESILNSVADVSSDGKYLSAIKDPDQRFGAFMAPLTSGRVTIAVSAIYMAKMSLAIAIRYSLTRRAFSVTPDGAEVLLLDYPSHQRRLLPLLAKTYAMSFAGNYLKLLYVRRTPQLIKTLHVVSSGFKAALTWHNMRTLQECREACGGQGLKTENRIGQLKGEYDVQSTFEGDNNVLMQQVSKALLAEYVATKRKNIPFKELGLEHMNKSCPTIPSQLSASTVHSSQFQNDIFCLRERDLLNRFAAEVSRYQAQGESKESAFIASYQLAEDLGRAFTDRAILQTFMEAENSVTDASLKNVLSLMRSMYVMVTLDEDPAFLRYGYLTTENAATVRKEVANLCSEIRPHALALVTSFGIPDAFLSPIAFDWVAANSWSASQD; encoded by the exons ATGGAAAAGGCGAATTTCAGAACCCAGATTCTAACCAGGCACCTCCAAAATCacggcgtcgccgccgcctccggcgccgTATCGCGCTCGCCGTGCCTCAGCTACGCGCCGCCGGAGGCCTCGGAGCGGCCGCCTTCGTTCGACGTGAGCTCGATGCGGAAATTGATGGACGGCCACAATTTGGGGGAGAGGGATTGGCTGTTCAGCCTAATGCTGAAGAGCAAGCTGTTCAACCCGAAATCGAGGGGTGGGAGAGTCTTCGTGGCGCCCGATTACAACCAGTCGATGGAGCAGCAGCGGGAGATGACGATGAAGAGGATTCAGTATCTGCTGGATCACGGCGTCTTCGAGGGGTGGATGACGGCCAAGGGATTCGAAGCTGAGATGCGGAAGCTCGCGCTTTTGGAGGTTATCGAGATCTTCGATCACTCTCTCGCGATCAAAATTGGCGTCCACTTCTTTTTGTG GGGTGGTGCGATCCAGTTTTTCGGTACAAAAAGGCACCATGAGAAGTGGCTGCGCGCCACGGAAACTTACTTGATGAAGGGCTGCTTTGCAATGACAGAGTTGGGACATGGAAGTAAT GTTCGAGGCATTGAGACGATCACCACGTACGATCCTAGCACCGAAGAGTTTGTCATCAACACTCCCTGCGAATCAGCTCAGAAGTACTGGATCGGTGGAGCAGCTAAC CACGCAACGCACACAGTGGTCTTCTCGCAGCTCAACATCGAGGGCAAGAACGAGGGTGTCCATGCTTTCATCACCCAGATCAGAGATGCAGATGGTAACGTCTGCCCCAATATTCGGATCGCTGACTGTGGACACAAGATTGGCTTGAATGGTGTTGACAACGGGCGAATATG GTTTGATAACGTCCGCATACCCAGGGAAAGTATATTGAACTCGGTTGCTGACGTTTCTTCCGATGGAAAATATCTGAGTGCGATAAAGGATCCCGACCAG AGGTTTGGTGCATTCATGGCGCCTTTGACATCCGGACGCGTTACAATAGCAGTCAGTGCCATTTACATGGCAAAG ATGAGTTTAGCTATTGCCATAAGATATTCATTGACGAGGAGAGCATTCTCTGTTACACCCGACGGTGCTGAAGTTCTTCTGCTCGATTACCCTAGTCATCAGCGCCGCCTTCTGCCTCTTCTGGCAAAAAC ATATGCTATGAGCTTCGCTGGCAACTACTTGAAACTGCTATACGTGCGGAGGACCCCTCAGCTGATCAAAACGCTTCACGTAGTCTCCAGCGGATTCAAGGCGGCACTCACGTGGCACAACATGCGAACTCTTCAGGAGTGCCGTGAGGCGTGTGGAGGGCAAGGGTTGAAGACAGAGAACCGTATCGGTCAGCTGAAAGGCGAATACGACGTGCAATCTACTTTCGAGGGCGACAACAATGTCCTTATGCAACAG GTTAGCAAGGCACTGTTAGCAGAGTACGTCGCGACGAAAAGGAAAAACATACCGTTTAAAGAGTTAGGATTGGAACACATGAACAAATCTTGCCCTACGATTCCCTCTCAACTGTCAGCTTCCACAGTGCATAGCTCCCAGTTTCAG AATGATATCTTCTGTCTGAGAGAAAGAGACCTATTAAACCGCTTTGCTGCTGAAGTCTCAAGATACCAAGCTCAGGGAGAAAGCAAAGAGTCTGCTTTTATCGCG AGTTATCAGCTCGCCGAAGATCTGGGCAGAGCCTTCACGGACCGTGCAATCTTGCAGACTTTCATGGAAGCTGAGAACAGTGTGACAGACGCGTCCTTGAAG AACGTGTTGAGCCTCATGAGGTCCATGTACGTTATGGTGACGTTGGATGAAGATCCTGCGTTTCTCCGGTATGGCTACTTAACAACGGAGAATGCTGCGACAGTGAGGAAAGAAGTTGCAAACCTTTGCAGTGAGATCCGGCCGCACGCGCTCGCCTTGGTTACTTCTTTCGGCATCCCTGATGCTTTTCTAAGCCCTATTGCCTTCGACTGGGTTGCAGCGAATTCTTGGTCGGCGTCTCAAGACTAG
- the LOC131009183 gene encoding OPA3-like protein encodes MILPVFKLGTLALKTLCKPIGNRIKKEAGLHPRFRQSIINIAQANHRFTTTLQRRIYGRATDVEIRPLNEEKAVQAAADLVGEFFVFTVAGVALIFEVQRSSRSEARKEEMRKQELEVLRQQDEELVKELEQLKRRMLEVEQLVKERGMSSVFNLRHAKETDDKPKDARSP; translated from the exons GCGCTGAAAACACTCTGCAAACCCATCGGAAATCGCATAAAGAAAGAGGCCGGATTGCACCCCAGATTCCGGCAATCCATCATCAACATTGCTCAG GCTAACCATCGCTTCACCACAACTTTGCAAAGGCGTATATATGGGCGTGCAACAGATGTCGAAATTCGTCCTCTAAATGAAGAAAAAGCTGTTCAAGCTGCTGCAGACCTTGTGGGCGAGTTTTTCGTGTTCACG GTTGCAGGCGTTGCTCTAATTTTTGAGGTGCAACGAAGTTCCAGGTCAGAAGCTAGAAAAGAGGAAATGCGCAAGCAGGAATTAGAG GTTTTGAGGCAACAAGATGAAGAGCTAGTCAAAGAGCTCGAGCAGCTGAAGCGTAGAATGTTAGAAGTCGAGCAGCTTGTAAAAGAACGAGGCATGAGTAGCGTTTTCAACTTGAGGCACGCGAAAGAAACTGATGACAAGCCAAAAGATGCTCGATCGCCTTGA